Proteins encoded by one window of Polyodon spathula isolate WHYD16114869_AA chromosome 16, ASM1765450v1, whole genome shotgun sequence:
- the LOC121328762 gene encoding SUZ domain-containing protein 1-like has translation MEDEEVAESWEEAADSGEIDRRLEEKLRISQKEKKSRSLLKTPIVIQDDSLHAAPPPQIRILKRPSSNGSLGASSPAQRPPAQVKTLAQREAEYAEARRRILGSASPEEEPEKPIPTTDRPVRVSTPLEEARSPNNVIRQPMGPDGTLGFRQWR, from the exons ATGGAAGATGAAGAGGTTGCTGAGAGCTGGGAGGAAGCTGCTGATAGTGGG gaAATAGACAGACGATTGGAAGAGAAGCTGAGGATCAGCCAAAAAGAAAA GAAATCGAGGTCCCTCTTGAAGACCCCCATAGTGATCCAGGACGACTCTCTGCACGCTGCCCCTCCCCCACAGATCCGAATCCTCAAGCGACCCTCGAGTAACGGGTCCCTGGGAGCCTCCAGCCCTGCCCAGCGCCCACCGGCACAGGTGAAGACGCTGGCACAGAGAGAGGCTGAGTACGCAGAGGCTCGCCGCAGGATCCTGGGGAGCGCCAGCccagaggaggagccagagaaACCCATACCGACCACAGACAG GCCAGTTCGAGTCAGCACCCCCTTGGAGGAAGCCAGGTCGCCCAACAATGTGATCCGGCAGCCGATGGGCCCTGATGGCACACTGGGATTCCGCCAGTGGAGATAA
- the LOC121328829 gene encoding adaptin ear-binding coat-associated protein 1-like isoform X2, translating to MAESGYESVICVKPEVHVYRIPPRATNRGYRAADWKLDQPSWSGRMRITAKGKIAYIKLEDKTSGELFAQAPVEQYPGISVESVTDSSRYFVVRIEDGNGRHAFIGIGFVDRGDSFDFNVALQDHFKWVRQEGELAKQAQSGENAGPKLDLGFKEGQTIKINIGNIKKKEEKTSKSRPAGSGFLPPPPGGKGLGMIPPPASQPPGLIQPPLSQPPLTSSDMLFDRSPPAPSSSGTDLWGDFAAAPSSAPGQTPKTPNWVQF from the exons ATGGCAGAGAGCGGTTACGAGTCGGTGATATGTGTAAAGCCGGAGGTGCACGTCTACCGCATCCCGCCGAGGGCGACGAACCGGGGCTACAG GGCTGCAGACTGGAAGCTGGATCAGCCGTCATGGAGTGGGAGAATGAGGATAACAGCGAAGGGGAAGATTGCATACATTAAACTGGAGGATAAAACATCAG GGGAGCTGTTTGCCCAGGCACCAGTAGAGCAGTACCCAGGGATCTCGGTGGAGAGTGTCACTGACTCCAGCAGATACTTTGTCGTTCGCATCGAAGATGGAAACG GACGGCACGCTTTTATTGGGATTGGATTTGTGGATCGAGGGGATTCCTTCGACTTTAACGTAGCGCTTCAGGATCATTTCAA ATGGGTGCGGCAGGAGGGAGAGCTGGCCAAGCAAGCGCAGAGCGGGGAGAACGCTGGCCCCAAACTGGACCTCGGCTTCAAGGAGGGACAGACAATCAAAATCAACATCGGG aatataaagaaaaaagaagaaaaaacatccaAGTCCCGACCAGCAGGCAGTGGCTTTTTACCCCCTCCCCCTGGTGGCAAGGGTCTTGGTATGATCCCACCTCCAGCGAGCCAACCCCCTGGACTCATTCAGCCCCCTCTATCTCAGCCGCCACTGACGTCTTCAG ACATGCTTTTTGATCGCAGCCCCCCAGCCCCCTCCAGCAGTGGGACTGATTTGTGGGGTGACTTCGCTGCTGCCCCCAG CTCAGCTCCTGGTCAGACCCCTAAGACTCCAAACTGGGTCCAGTTTTAA
- the LOC121328829 gene encoding adaptin ear-binding coat-associated protein 1-like isoform X1: MAESGYESVICVKPEVHVYRIPPRATNRGYRAADWKLDQPSWSGRMRITAKGKIAYIKLEDKTSGELFAQAPVEQYPGISVESVTDSSRYFVVRIEDGNGRHAFIGIGFVDRGDSFDFNVALQDHFKWVRQEGELAKQAQSGENAGPKLDLGFKEGQTIKINIGNIKKKEEKTSKSRPAGSGFLPPPPGGKGLGMIPPPASQPPGLIQPPLSQPPLTSSADMLFDRSPPAPSSSGTDLWGDFAAAPSSAPGQTPKTPNWVQF, encoded by the exons ATGGCAGAGAGCGGTTACGAGTCGGTGATATGTGTAAAGCCGGAGGTGCACGTCTACCGCATCCCGCCGAGGGCGACGAACCGGGGCTACAG GGCTGCAGACTGGAAGCTGGATCAGCCGTCATGGAGTGGGAGAATGAGGATAACAGCGAAGGGGAAGATTGCATACATTAAACTGGAGGATAAAACATCAG GGGAGCTGTTTGCCCAGGCACCAGTAGAGCAGTACCCAGGGATCTCGGTGGAGAGTGTCACTGACTCCAGCAGATACTTTGTCGTTCGCATCGAAGATGGAAACG GACGGCACGCTTTTATTGGGATTGGATTTGTGGATCGAGGGGATTCCTTCGACTTTAACGTAGCGCTTCAGGATCATTTCAA ATGGGTGCGGCAGGAGGGAGAGCTGGCCAAGCAAGCGCAGAGCGGGGAGAACGCTGGCCCCAAACTGGACCTCGGCTTCAAGGAGGGACAGACAATCAAAATCAACATCGGG aatataaagaaaaaagaagaaaaaacatccaAGTCCCGACCAGCAGGCAGTGGCTTTTTACCCCCTCCCCCTGGTGGCAAGGGTCTTGGTATGATCCCACCTCCAGCGAGCCAACCCCCTGGACTCATTCAGCCCCCTCTATCTCAGCCGCCACTGACGTCTTCAG CAGACATGCTTTTTGATCGCAGCCCCCCAGCCCCCTCCAGCAGTGGGACTGATTTGTGGGGTGACTTCGCTGCTGCCCCCAG CTCAGCTCCTGGTCAGACCCCTAAGACTCCAAACTGGGTCCAGTTTTAA